In the Desulfomicrobium apsheronum genome, one interval contains:
- the trpB gene encoding tryptophan synthase subunit beta — protein sequence MTMPTADGFFGAYGGQFVPEPIKDILNELAEAFERYRNDPDFIKEYEYYQKQFTGRPNPLYFCANLTERCGGAKIYLKREDLNHLGAHKVNNTIGQILLAKRMGKKKIIAETGAGQHGVATAATAALMGMECTIHMGAVDVERQKLNVFRMQMMGAKVVPAESGQKTLKEAVDEALMAWVQDAENTFYLLGSAVGPHPYPVMVREFQSIVGREAKAQILEAEGRLPDYCIACVGGGSNAMGLFSEFIPHEEVRLVGVEPAGRGLGYGEHAATLCLGEPGVMHGFNSYMLKDPAGEAAEVYSISAGLDYPSVGPEHAHLKDLGRAEYVHASDKEALDAFFLLSRTEGIIPALESSHALAHALRLAPTLPPEAIIIVNLSGRGDKDVDQIERMVASGEVVPPVL from the coding sequence ATGACCATGCCCACAGCCGACGGTTTTTTTGGCGCCTACGGCGGACAGTTCGTTCCCGAACCGATCAAGGACATCCTCAATGAACTGGCCGAGGCTTTTGAACGCTATCGCAACGATCCGGATTTCATCAAGGAATACGAGTACTACCAGAAGCAGTTCACCGGCCGTCCCAATCCGCTCTATTTTTGCGCCAACCTGACCGAGCGCTGCGGCGGTGCGAAGATCTACCTCAAGCGAGAGGACCTGAACCATTTGGGCGCGCACAAGGTCAACAACACCATCGGCCAGATTCTGCTCGCCAAGCGCATGGGCAAGAAGAAGATCATTGCCGAGACCGGCGCGGGCCAGCACGGTGTGGCCACTGCGGCAACGGCGGCCCTCATGGGCATGGAGTGCACCATCCACATGGGCGCGGTGGATGTGGAGCGGCAGAAGCTCAATGTGTTTCGCATGCAGATGATGGGCGCCAAGGTCGTTCCCGCCGAGAGCGGCCAGAAGACCTTGAAGGAGGCCGTGGACGAGGCGCTCATGGCCTGGGTTCAGGATGCCGAAAATACCTTCTATCTGCTCGGATCGGCGGTTGGGCCGCACCCATATCCGGTCATGGTGCGCGAATTCCAGTCCATCGTAGGCCGGGAAGCCAAGGCGCAGATCCTGGAGGCCGAAGGCCGCCTGCCCGATTACTGCATCGCCTGCGTGGGCGGCGGTTCCAACGCCATGGGGCTTTTTTCCGAGTTCATTCCCCATGAGGAGGTCAGGCTCGTCGGAGTCGAGCCCGCCGGCAGAGGGCTTGGCTATGGCGAACACGCTGCCACGCTTTGCCTTGGCGAACCCGGGGTCATGCACGGATTCAACTCCTACATGCTGAAAGACCCGGCCGGTGAGGCCGCGGAAGTCTATTCCATTTCGGCAGGCCTCGATTATCCGAGCGTCGGCCCCGAACACGCCCATCTCAAGGATCTGGGCCGGGCCGAGTACGTGCACGCCAGCGACAAGGAAGCCCTTGACGCCTTCTTCCTGCTTTCGCGCACCGAGGGTATCATCCCGGCCCTGGAATCCTCCCACGCTCTGGCCCATGCCTTGCGTCTCGCGCCGACACTGCCTCCCGAAGCGATCATCATCGTCAACCTTTCGGGACGCGGCGACAAGGACGTGGACCAGATCGAACGCATGGTCGCAAGCGGCGAGGTCGTGCCACCTGTACTGTAG
- a CDS encoding cupin domain-containing protein gives MITKNEDAVWHELIPGISVSTLVHGDKTLMARFELKEHSYLPIHSHMHEQTGYLVSGHMTMTIDGAEYHFGPGDSWCIAPGVEHGAVIHETCLAIEVFSPVREDYMPYLPKGKTY, from the coding sequence ATGATCACCAAAAATGAAGACGCCGTCTGGCACGAGCTCATCCCGGGCATCAGTGTCAGTACACTGGTTCATGGAGACAAGACCCTCATGGCCCGCTTTGAACTCAAGGAACACTCGTATCTCCCCATCCACTCGCACATGCACGAACAGACCGGATATCTGGTCTCGGGGCACATGACCATGACCATCGACGGAGCGGAATACCACTTCGGCCCCGGCGACAGCTGGTGCATCGCCCCGGGAGTCGAGCACGGCGCGGTCATCCACGAAACCTGTCTGGCCATCGAAGTCTTCTCCCCCGTGCGCGAGGACTACATGCCCTATCTGCCGAAGGGAAAAACATATTGA
- a CDS encoding RluA family pseudouridine synthase — translation MHADTFSRTFTVEEAASACDTLAGLTGLPKARIKDCMVKGGVWWSRPGRSTTRLRRASTEVKPGERLEINYDPALLALVPAQPELIAKAKHYSIWNKPAGVLSQGTRFADHCTLPRLAQAKLGSRNELHPVHRLDREARGIMLLAHDGKAAAKLGELFRQGAVAKEYAAIVRGIPDWTDLEVDEPLDGKEARSRFHVIQSDPASDMTLLLARIETGRKHQIRRHLHGLGHPVMGDPRYGRGNKLVEGLQLMARSLAFTCPFTNAPKQWAVPDLPFPLVD, via the coding sequence ATGCACGCCGACACATTTTCCCGCACCTTCACCGTGGAAGAAGCAGCCTCCGCCTGCGACACACTGGCCGGCCTGACCGGACTGCCCAAGGCCCGCATCAAAGATTGCATGGTTAAAGGCGGCGTGTGGTGGTCCCGCCCGGGGCGCTCGACCACGCGACTGCGCCGCGCGTCCACTGAAGTGAAACCCGGTGAACGTCTGGAAATCAACTACGATCCAGCGCTCCTGGCCCTGGTCCCGGCCCAGCCGGAACTCATCGCCAAGGCCAAACACTATTCGATCTGGAACAAACCGGCGGGCGTCCTGTCCCAGGGCACCCGTTTCGCGGATCACTGCACCCTGCCCCGCCTGGCCCAGGCCAAGCTTGGGTCCAGAAACGAGCTGCACCCGGTTCATCGCCTGGATCGTGAAGCACGGGGGATCATGCTCCTGGCCCACGACGGCAAGGCCGCCGCGAAGCTCGGGGAACTCTTTCGCCAGGGCGCGGTGGCCAAGGAGTATGCGGCCATCGTGCGCGGCATTCCGGACTGGACGGACCTTGAGGTCGACGAACCCCTGGACGGCAAAGAGGCCCGGTCACGCTTTCACGTCATCCAGAGCGACCCCGCCTCCGACATGACCCTCCTGCTCGCCCGCATCGAAACGGGACGCAAACATCAGATTCGCCGCCATCTCCACGGCCTGGGACACCCCGTCATGGGCGATCCCCGCTACGGCCGTGGCAACAAGCTGGTCGAAGGACTGCAACTCATGGCCAGAAGCCTGGCCTTCACCTGCCCGTTCACCAACGCTCCAAAACAATGGGCCGTACCGGATCTTCCATTTCCTCTTGTGGACTAA